The Gopherus evgoodei ecotype Sinaloan lineage unplaced genomic scaffold, rGopEvg1_v1.p scaffold_123_arrow_ctg1, whole genome shotgun sequence genomic interval TGCCTATCCCTTCACAGGCAGCACACGATGTCCTGAAAaggaaaatgtccaaccaaactaCCTTGACCGAATTCCTTCTCCTGAGCTTCTCTGAGGCTCGAGagctgcagattttacactttgtggtgtttccaGGGATTTTTTCTGGCAGCCCTGATGGGAAACCCCCTCATTATTGCAGCTGTGGCCCTGGACCGCCATCTTCACATCCCCATGTACCTCTTCTTGATGAATTTGTCCATGAAAGATCTTGGATCCATCTCCATCATTGTCCCCAAGTCCATGGCCAATTCCCTATTGAACACCAGGTCAATTTCTTATTCTGAGTGTGTTGCCCAGGTCTTTCTCTTCATATTCTTCATGGTGGTTGACTTTGGTTTTCTCACCATCATGGCATATGACCGCTACGTCACCATCTGCAAACCACTACACTATGAGTCTCTGAGGAACAAGAAAGCTTGTATTGAAATGGCAGCCAGTGCTTGGATCAGTGGTATTTTCTGCTCTGCACTGCACACTGGGAACACATTTGCATTAATCTTCTttggaggcaacatggtggatcaATTCTTTTGTGAAATCGCACAGTTACTCAAGCTCACTTGCTCTGACTCATATCTCAATGAAGTTGGGGTTATTACCTTTTTTGCATGTTCAACTATAAGCTGCTTTGTTATAataattgtgtcatatgttcagatcttcaccaAGGTGCTGAGAATCCTGTCTGAGCGGGGCCGGCATAAAGCTGTCTTcacctgcctccctcacctcattgtggtctccttgtttGATTGCACTGAGACCTTTGCCTATATGAAAACACCCTCCATCCGTCTATCAGGTCTGGATCTTGTGTGCTCTATTCCGTGGTGCCACCAATCATGAATCcaatcatctacagcatgaggaacaaggaaatTAAAGGTGCTCTTAGGAAACTGACTCAGTGAACATTATTAACCAAGAATAAAATTTCCAGATTTCTCCCACGACTATGACTTCATTCTATCTATTTTTACAGATAGAATTATTGTCTCCACAGGAATGTgatgtgcaatctctttatataAAATGAGTGATAATGATCAAAACTCAGTTAactaaagttaatggagttactttaggcttgcaccagtgtaaattagataagatctgtctatctatctatttctctctctccctctctctctctctctattgcaacaaaccaaaacaaaactttaGTTAATACTGTAGTTTAGTTAAGGTTGTCCCCCAGAGCTGGCAATAACTAGTGGTAATGATCTACTTGCACACTAGCAGCACTGACTATGTCCGCTGCAGCTGTATTGGATGGTAAAGGCAAATATTGGCACACACACAAGAGGGAAATAGGGGCTGTTAGCCATACCTGTTCTACCTCTATTTCCCCCCAGTCCCCTGTCATTCACTATCAAGTCCCCCTTTGCAGtgccccacccttcccctccacTCCACCTAGCTCCCATTCCTCTCCAACTGACCCACCACCCCATTTATCCCCACTTTAATCACCCTTTTGTTGCTACCCCTAAAACCCCTTCTTAGGGGAGCTTTTGACAACTAGCAAAATGCCTAGACCACTGCCAGTAGCTGGAATCCTGATTAT includes:
- the LOC115639789 gene encoding olfactory receptor 14C36-like is translated as MGNPLIIAAVALDRHLHIPMYLFLMNLSMKDLGSISIIVPKSMANSLLNTRSISYSECVAQVFLFIFFMVVDFGFLTIMAYDRYVTICKPLHYESLRNKKACIEMAASAWISGIFCSALHTGNTFALIFFGGNMVDQFFCEIAQLLKLTCSDSYLNEVGVITFFACSTISCFVIIIVSYVQIFTKVLRILSERGRHKAVFTCLPHLIVVSLFDCTETFAYMKTPSIRLSGLDLVCSIPWCHQS